A section of the Candidatus Dependentiae bacterium genome encodes:
- the terL gene encoding phage terminase large subunit has translation MQELHPVKASEWIKFTEEDKALLKQCGAVPVNDIFFPFWNSRARIKLLYGGYGSGKSVDIADNLINQALNDKYFKCYYGRKIFDTVRGSCFETLYERIEDHGLQQYFSYSPAPTSTMIIQCVNGNKFIPFGSDKPDKLKSIKDPTHIWCEEFDQFEDGDGEKQGDFQLLFPRLRTTKAITQFIGSFNTAPVMPNHWVLKYFFPELYVGEKAKIDILDGIDIQKIFANYSDNYFINQEEYYKQLVLASGGDTKLLDAIAKGDWGAASEGLLFPLNELKFYEPSAIATAKAEYLYIPVDPADKGGDFYAALKCLLIGNKVYITEVIFNNDGTDVNIPATVDMATGNKADFVEVEGNSGWVIAGKDIRKDINERMPECEVRIIKPYTAKETRILAMSSWVKHNVYFNPEYRGNKQYTAFINNVTNYRKEGKNPHDDGPDVLAQLGAFFKSTFSHLW, from the coding sequence TATCTTCTTTCCTTTCTGGAACAGCCGTGCACGTATCAAGCTCCTTTATGGTGGATATGGTTCCGGTAAATCGGTGGACATCGCTGATAACCTTATCAATCAAGCCCTTAACGATAAGTACTTTAAATGCTACTACGGCAGAAAGATCTTTGATACTGTAAGGGGCTCCTGCTTCGAAACGCTGTATGAACGCATAGAAGATCACGGATTGCAGCAGTATTTCAGCTATAGCCCTGCACCAACATCGACCATGATTATCCAGTGCGTCAACGGTAATAAATTTATCCCGTTTGGCTCTGATAAGCCTGATAAGTTAAAATCTATCAAAGACCCGACGCATATTTGGTGTGAAGAGTTTGATCAGTTTGAGGATGGCGACGGTGAGAAACAAGGAGATTTTCAGTTACTCTTCCCAAGGCTCAGGACAACAAAAGCAATAACGCAATTCATTGGCTCCTTCAACACAGCGCCGGTGATGCCTAACCATTGGGTATTAAAGTACTTTTTCCCCGAGCTGTATGTTGGTGAAAAGGCAAAGATCGATATCCTTGATGGCATTGATATACAGAAGATTTTTGCTAATTACTCTGATAACTATTTCATCAACCAGGAAGAGTATTATAAACAGTTGGTTCTCGCTTCCGGTGGAGATACAAAGCTTTTAGATGCGATTGCTAAAGGTGATTGGGGGGCAGCTTCGGAAGGACTGCTGTTCCCTTTGAACGAGTTAAAATTCTATGAGCCTTCCGCTATTGCTACAGCCAAAGCCGAATATCTGTACATACCTGTCGATCCTGCTGATAAGGGCGGCGACTTCTACGCCGCTTTGAAATGTCTGCTCATAGGCAATAAGGTTTACATCACAGAAGTGATTTTCAACAATGATGGTACCGACGTGAATATCCCTGCAACTGTTGATATGGCTACCGGCAACAAAGCTGATTTTGTTGAAGTCGAGGGTAACAGTGGCTGGGTTATTGCCGGCAAGGATATCAGGAAGGATATAAACGAGCGGATGCCGGAATGTGAAGTAAGGATCATCAAGCCTTATACTGCTAAAGAAACCCGCATATTAGCGATGAGCTCCTGGGTAAAGCACAACGTATACTTTAATCCTGAATACAGAGGCAATAAGCAGTATACAGCTTTTATCAATAACGTTACCAATTATCGCAAAGAGGGAAAGAACCCGCATGATGACGGACCGGATGTTCTGGCGCAATTAGGGGCTTTTTTCAAGTCTACATTTTCCCATCTCTGGTAG
- a CDS encoding phage portal protein, with protein MRIGPFNISWGYKQLESQNAWKQDLGKYISCLSGGYAAANMIKLFESIPEVFAPIDTIAGAVCAAEWQLRRIKDDEVVYDNKVWNQLYNKPNWKQDWKKLVYNAIVYKYVTGNRYIYAYVPETLTVKMANVVNLWLLPPQYTTTRIKPNRPNYLQATGASDLVEYYDFQAGRDRLKIAPENILHDAFVDINPAVYENGIAADFLEGVSPLIACHYPMSNLMAVYEARNVIYVKRGSLGFLVSKKGDASGLMALTKTEKEELLKDYHNTYGLKHGKSPIAITSLPVDFIRTGLSIQELEPFTETDASSDAIYAALRVPRELKPRSEGATYENQKQAKRGLFTNVAIPEAMQLAVLFSTILKLNDEGYYLYPSFDHVEDLQENKKEKSDVDWRNNETNRVRFQHGIITLDDWIVASGLEATNIPLYTKRIFEMTPEEQAMVKAIISVKGGGNSSGNANDGNNAQDQNQNN; from the coding sequence ATGCGCATAGGACCTTTTAACATTTCGTGGGGTTACAAACAACTGGAAAGCCAGAATGCCTGGAAACAGGATCTGGGTAAGTACATATCCTGCCTGTCCGGTGGCTATGCCGCAGCGAACATGATAAAGCTCTTTGAAAGTATACCTGAAGTCTTTGCCCCTATCGACACCATAGCCGGAGCGGTATGTGCTGCCGAATGGCAGTTGCGCCGTATCAAAGATGATGAGGTCGTATATGACAACAAGGTCTGGAACCAGCTATACAACAAGCCAAACTGGAAACAGGACTGGAAGAAGTTGGTGTATAATGCTATCGTGTACAAATACGTAACGGGCAATCGCTATATCTACGCTTATGTACCGGAGACGCTAACTGTCAAAATGGCTAATGTGGTAAACTTATGGCTACTACCACCACAATACACTACCACACGCATTAAGCCCAACCGGCCTAATTACCTGCAAGCTACCGGCGCGTCTGATCTGGTGGAGTATTATGACTTTCAGGCAGGACGTGATAGGCTGAAGATAGCTCCAGAAAATATCCTGCATGATGCTTTTGTAGACATTAACCCTGCGGTGTACGAAAACGGTATTGCGGCTGATTTCCTTGAAGGTGTGAGTCCTTTGATCGCCTGTCACTACCCTATGAGTAACCTCATGGCGGTATATGAGGCAAGGAATGTCATCTATGTGAAACGTGGCTCGTTAGGCTTTTTAGTCAGTAAGAAAGGAGACGCATCAGGATTGATGGCGTTAACCAAGACCGAGAAAGAAGAGCTGCTTAAAGATTATCATAACACCTACGGGCTAAAGCACGGTAAAAGCCCGATCGCTATCACATCGCTACCCGTAGATTTTATAAGAACTGGCCTGAGTATCCAAGAGCTGGAACCATTTACCGAAACAGATGCTTCCTCAGATGCAATATATGCAGCGTTGCGTGTACCTCGTGAACTAAAGCCGAGATCTGAAGGCGCTACGTATGAGAACCAGAAGCAAGCAAAGCGCGGCCTGTTTACTAATGTGGCGATACCTGAAGCGATGCAGTTGGCTGTGTTGTTCTCCACCATCCTGAAGCTTAACGATGAAGGTTACTATCTGTATCCTTCTTTCGACCACGTAGAAGATCTACAGGAGAACAAGAAAGAGAAATCTGATGTGGATTGGCGTAACAATGAAACAAACCGTGTTCGCTTTCAGCATGGTATCATAACACTGGATGATTGGATAGTGGCATCTGGATTAGAGGCTACTAACATACCGCTTTACACGAAACGAATATTTGAAATGACACCCGAAGAACAGGCTATGGTAAAAGCCATAATCAGCGTGAAGGGTGGTGGAAATAGTAGTGGTAACGCAAATGACGGTAACAATGCACAAGACCAAAACCAAAATAACTAA
- a CDS encoding phage major capsid protein, with the protein MKRIKLKINRGLKRALIVSSILATIAVSSANAKAAGVKLMGTSLALVSVAAKLKKAKKWDDLDEGTQQFIELQDEQAKELNGELEAIKEAKEQLEADAKEAKEAAEKGNKTIEELQESVKKHAALFDQLKNRVEGVDKTGAIAKALKENEAKIKAFLEGGNKSGKLEIEVKAAQTAADIQTHTIGDYAPGIGQIPVRQAAIEPLFPVVNTSKEFIKYMDQESVVRDAKNVAGCAASNHNTKLEWKERNIQITKVRDFLDICQDMMDDYDFVEGEVRNLIDSSVTLKVDAGLLTDDGVYPNLHSVDEAASEFDAANTLGNTIDPWAGSVQEPNMFDLVVAMASQIIALGQDNSYMPNVVLWNTIDKYKNMLVKDKNNQYLLPPFVVKVGNTEYTIDNMRVVTSPIVPANSCYVFDSTKATLYNRRGITIELSYENNDNFETETVTMKAYRRMNLLIRNVNKNAFMKCSDVAAALVALKKAE; encoded by the coding sequence ATGAAAAGGATTAAACTGAAAATCAATCGCGGCTTAAAACGTGCTCTTATCGTTTCCAGCATATTAGCTACTATTGCCGTGTCGTCTGCAAACGCTAAAGCGGCAGGCGTTAAACTAATGGGTACGTCCCTTGCCCTGGTTAGCGTAGCAGCTAAACTGAAAAAGGCTAAAAAGTGGGATGATCTCGACGAAGGTACCCAGCAATTCATTGAGCTGCAGGATGAGCAGGCTAAAGAGCTAAATGGTGAATTGGAAGCCATCAAAGAAGCCAAGGAGCAACTGGAAGCAGATGCCAAGGAAGCTAAAGAAGCTGCTGAAAAGGGCAACAAAACTATTGAAGAGCTTCAGGAATCTGTAAAGAAACATGCTGCACTGTTCGATCAGTTGAAAAACCGTGTTGAAGGCGTGGATAAAACAGGCGCTATCGCTAAGGCTCTGAAAGAGAACGAAGCGAAGATCAAAGCTTTCCTGGAAGGTGGTAACAAATCCGGTAAGCTGGAGATCGAAGTAAAAGCTGCGCAAACTGCGGCAGATATCCAAACACATACCATCGGCGATTATGCACCAGGTATCGGCCAGATCCCGGTAAGGCAGGCAGCTATTGAGCCTCTGTTCCCTGTAGTAAACACCTCTAAGGAGTTTATCAAATACATGGATCAGGAATCAGTTGTGCGTGATGCTAAAAACGTTGCCGGTTGTGCTGCTTCTAACCATAACACAAAGCTGGAATGGAAAGAACGAAACATCCAGATCACAAAGGTTCGTGATTTTCTGGATATCTGCCAGGATATGATGGACGATTACGATTTCGTAGAAGGTGAAGTTCGTAACCTGATCGACAGTTCTGTTACGCTGAAGGTAGACGCAGGCCTGTTAACTGACGATGGTGTATATCCTAACCTGCACTCTGTAGACGAAGCAGCTTCTGAGTTCGATGCTGCCAATACATTAGGTAATACCATTGATCCTTGGGCTGGATCTGTACAGGAACCTAATATGTTCGACCTGGTTGTCGCTATGGCCTCTCAGATCATCGCTTTGGGCCAGGATAACAGCTACATGCCTAACGTAGTGCTTTGGAACACTATTGACAAGTATAAAAATATGCTTGTTAAGGATAAGAACAACCAGTACCTGCTGCCTCCGTTCGTGGTGAAAGTAGGTAACACAGAGTACACCATCGATAACATGCGTGTGGTTACAAGCCCGATCGTGCCTGCAAATAGCTGCTATGTGTTTGATAGCACCAAAGCTACCCTGTACAATCGTCGTGGTATTACTATCGAATTGTCTTATGAAAATAACGACAACTTCGAAACTGAAACAGTTACAATGAAGGCTTACCGTCGTATGAACCTGCTGATCCGTAACGTGAACAAAAATGCGTTCATGAAATGCTCAGATGTGGCTGCTGCGCTGGTAGCATTGAAAAAAGCTGAATAA